The sequence AAACCGGGCGGATTGGCCACTTGAATGCCATGGATATTAAGCGTTCCCCCCAGAAGGTTGACGCTGATGTTGCGGACGGAAACATCCGTGTCATATTTCGTTTTGACGGCCGGCAGCACCCATTTGCGGAGGGAATCGGTCAAACCGTAGGCGAGAAAGAACTGGAGGCCGATTACGAGGATGATGCACAGGATTACCGCGGCTAAAATTATTTTTTTCATCATTGTCTTGCTCCGTTATTTTTTTATGAAAGCGCCGCCAGCATCTGGCTCATGATTTTATGGTCCGTTTCGGATACTCCGGGCGAGAGGATGGCGAGCGTCGCCAGCCGGTCCTTGAAAACGGCCGCGGCGGTTTTCTGCACATCTTCGGCCCGGACCGCGGCCACGGCCGCCACGATCTCTTCCGGCGGGATGACCGTTCCGTAGTTGAGGATGTGCTCGCCGAGCCACATCATCTGGCCGAGCGGGCTTTCCAACGCCAGCCGCAAATGGCCGACGATATATTCTTTTGCCAGATTCAATTCCTTGAGGCCGACTTCTTCGTCCTTCAGTCTTTTTATTTCCCGCAAGACCAGTTCCACGGCTTTTTCGCGGCGGTTTTTATCCAGGCCGGCGTTGATCACCAGCGCGCCGGTTTCGGCGAAAAGCTGCATGCCCGAACTGATGGAATAAGCCAGGCCGTTTTTCTCGCGGATGGTCTGGAACAGCCGGGAACTCATATTTTCGCCGAGGATCACGTTGAGTGCCTTGAGCGCGTAGCGCCGTTTGTCATGGCGCCCGAATATCCTGAAACCCAGCGCCATGTGCGTCTGTTCTATTTCCCGTCCTTTTAGCGCCATGTTGCGCTGGGGAACGGCGGCATTGACGAGCCGGTAGGATGGGGCGCGGGCCGGCCGGACGTGCCCCACTTGCTGCGCGGCTTTTTTAACGCATTCATCGTGGTTCACCTTGCCGGTGAATGTGAGCACGGTGGATTCCGGCACGTATTTTTTTCTTTTGAAGGCGATGATCTGTTCGCGGCTGATGTTTTTAAGCGTCTCCGGCGAGCCGATCAGCGGCCGCCCGAGTTCATGGTCGCGCC is a genomic window of Kiritimatiellia bacterium containing:
- a CDS encoding pitrilysin family protein — its product is MPKTTCPPSDLTMMETRETRLGNGIRVVTAALPRVQSVAVGVWVGVGGRYESAKFSGISHFIEHLLFKGTERRKARDISRAIEGRGGICNAFTQEESTCYYARIAYDHAWKTFDILSDMYLHPRFDQADIDRERGVIAEEIMMYRDQPEHVVQEMLIENLWRDHELGRPLIGSPETLKNISREQIIAFKRKKYVPESTVLTFTGKVNHDECVKKAAQQVGHVRPARAPSYRLVNAAVPQRNMALKGREIEQTHMALGFRIFGRHDKRRYALKALNVILGENMSSRLFQTIREKNGLAYSISSGMQLFAETGALVINAGLDKNRREKAVELVLREIKRLKDEEVGLKELNLAKEYIVGHLRLALESPLGQMMWLGEHILNYGTVIPPEEIVAAVAAVRAEDVQKTAAAVFKDRLATLAILSPGVSETDHKIMSQMLAALS